GCTGGATGAATTGGTCCCCAATCTTCTGCCGCAAACTCCGTGTCGCCAGTGCGGAACAATGCCGCTGCAGGTCACCGTTCAGCATGACGTTGGTGATTGGTCGGAACAAAAGCGCTGTATTGCATGTGGTGGTGTCATCCCAGCAGCAAGATTGGCCGTGTTTCCTGAGGCAGAGATGTGCACCAAATGTCAGAGTGCCGTGGATAGGGGAGAGACGCCGGGGCCACCCGTTTTCTGCAGACGCTGTGGAAGCCCCATGCGGATCGGCACACGCCAGATCGGCGGCCGGACGCGCTATGTGTGGATATGTACCAATGAAACCGGATGCTCGTACTGGTGTGAAAGCATTCGATAACGCGCTGCTTTTCCCGAGCGAGTATCTGCTACGTGTGCCCCCACGCCCTTCCAAACAGAAACGGCTGATCCCCGAGTGCGGAATTTAAGTCTGCACGCGGATCAAAGACCCGACGTGCCTAGACCTGTGCGTCACAACGGCGAGCATTGGACGTCGCAGAGCAAAGCTGCTAGAGGCAGCGGTCACGCGGCTTTTCGATCGCGAAGCAATTTCGTGCAGGCATCACAGACCATTTCAGGGGTAATCGCTTGCATCAGGCTTTCCGGTGCTCGTCGGGGATGACGACCCTGGTATTCTGCTGCCCGAATTGCAATGTGTCCGGGTCCGTAGGGACCGACCCGCGCCGGATCGGTTGGCCCAAAAAGCCCAACGCAGGGGACGCCAAGGGCGGCCGCCATGTGGAGCGGCCCCGTATCGGCGGAGATCATGAGCGACGCGCGACGGAGAATGGCCGCCATCTGACGTAGATTCGTTGGTGGAGCCAGCCGACATGCTTCACCGGCTTGGGCCACAATTGCTTCCGCCCAGGTCCACTCAATCTGGCTACCCCACAATACAAGCGTCGGTAAGGCCAAGGCGTCGTGCAAGAACTTGGCCACAGCCGAGAATCTGTCGAATGGCCATCGCT
This is a stretch of genomic DNA from Thermogutta terrifontis. It encodes these proteins:
- a CDS encoding TraR/DksA C4-type zinc finger protein — protein: MAIFFYRLHCRHCGHTEILSRHEAERRLQAHKKLRAGVQTDEALLDELVPNLLPQTPCRQCGTMPLQVTVQHDVGDWSEQKRCIACGGVIPAARLAVFPEAEMCTKCQSAVDRGETPGPPVFCRRCGSPMRIGTRQIGGRTRYVWICTNETGCSYWCESIR